The proteins below are encoded in one region of Chloroflexia bacterium SDU3-3:
- a CDS encoding IS4 family transposase: MTDTYRRYRAIARSFLQLFPQTHGHQRRHLATLCLFISGVVGAQHCQLPKVVEHTPGGRAQDESVVMRLRRFLAHERTTYEQWMLPVAQAVLAMLARQPLVFVIDGSTVARGCMGLMVSVLYRRRALPIIWLVIKANKGHMAEDLHCALLQRLLPLVPPGADVTIVGDGEFDGTTWQQTLQDAQWRYVCRTASTIVVHAHGATFPIHAMGVTPGQVLAITDAAMTTAAFGPVSVLAVWELGYAKPIYLVTNHADLDRAMAIYRRRAQIETFFSDQKSRGFRIDRSHLSHPQRVVRLLLVTALAYLWVIYLGIIARRNWPSHRCIRADRCDLSLFSLGLRFLASCLRHRRPLPHRLPKTLVRAHQKPITCSVR; encoded by the coding sequence ATGACGGACACGTACCGTCGCTATCGTGCCATAGCCCGCAGTTTTTTGCAACTGTTTCCGCAGACCCATGGTCACCAGCGGCGACATCTGGCGACGCTGTGCCTCTTTATCAGCGGGGTGGTGGGTGCGCAGCACTGCCAGTTGCCCAAGGTGGTGGAGCACACGCCGGGCGGGCGGGCGCAGGATGAAAGCGTGGTGATGCGGTTGCGGCGCTTTCTAGCGCATGAGCGCACCACCTATGAGCAGTGGATGTTGCCCGTGGCGCAGGCCGTGCTCGCCATGCTCGCCCGCCAGCCGCTCGTGTTTGTGATTGATGGCTCGACCGTGGCGCGCGGGTGCATGGGATTGATGGTCAGTGTGCTGTATCGCCGTCGTGCCCTCCCGATTATCTGGTTGGTGATCAAGGCCAACAAAGGGCATATGGCCGAAGATCTGCACTGCGCCCTGCTGCAACGGCTCCTGCCGCTGGTGCCGCCGGGGGCCGATGTGACGATCGTTGGCGATGGCGAGTTTGATGGGACCACGTGGCAGCAGACGCTCCAAGATGCGCAGTGGCGCTACGTGTGTCGTACCGCCAGCACGATTGTGGTGCATGCCCATGGCGCGACCTTCCCGATCCATGCCATGGGCGTTACGCCAGGCCAGGTGCTCGCCATCACCGATGCGGCCATGACGACCGCCGCCTTTGGTCCCGTTTCGGTCTTGGCGGTGTGGGAGCTGGGCTACGCCAAGCCGATCTATCTCGTCACCAATCATGCCGATCTTGATCGGGCTATGGCAATTTATCGTCGTCGTGCGCAGATCGAGACCTTCTTTTCCGACCAGAAGAGTCGGGGCTTTCGCATCGACCGCTCGCATCTGAGCCATCCCCAGCGTGTGGTGCGGCTGCTGCTCGTCACCGCGCTGGCCTATCTGTGGGTGATCTATCTTGGCATCATCGCCCGCCGGAATTGGCCATCCCATCGCTGTATTCGTGCGGATCGCTGCGACCTCAGCCTGTTCTCGTTGGGGCTTCGCTTCCTGGCCTCGTGCCTGCGTCATCGTCGTCCGCTGCCCCATCGCCTGCCAAAAACACTCGTTCGCGCCCATCAGAAGCCGATCACATGTTCTGTACGGTAG